Proteins from a genomic interval of Sinobacterium norvegicum:
- a CDS encoding enoyl-CoA hydratase-related protein, translated as MTTDTEYKTIKVAIDRGVGVITLNRPEALNTFTGGMGEEWQQAQLALAADDDVRVIVVTGAGAAFCAGADLSGGGDTFDKQEDMSFSSCPITPAYQLKKPVIAACNGHAIGVGFSLALQADFRFLSKQGKYGLLQAQRGVLADGCAHWLLPRLIGMEKALELMLTGQKMTGEQAHEKGLALQVVEADQVLETAMAFAYSLAEKSSPLVVGLAKQLMWQSHDMSAEQMEALETKLLHQSMGLPDAIEGGVAFMERRTPTWTSSINNDWPTWWLADEDKQ; from the coding sequence ATGACCACCGATACGGAATACAAAACAATCAAAGTCGCCATCGATCGCGGCGTTGGTGTCATCACCCTCAATCGCCCCGAGGCGCTGAATACCTTTACCGGTGGCATGGGTGAAGAGTGGCAACAGGCTCAGCTGGCACTGGCAGCGGATGATGATGTCCGCGTCATCGTTGTCACCGGTGCTGGTGCCGCCTTCTGTGCCGGCGCCGATCTCAGTGGCGGCGGCGACACCTTCGACAAGCAGGAAGACATGAGCTTTTCCTCCTGCCCAATCACCCCGGCCTATCAATTGAAGAAGCCTGTTATCGCCGCCTGTAACGGCCACGCCATCGGTGTTGGCTTTAGTTTAGCGCTACAAGCAGACTTCCGTTTCCTGAGTAAACAAGGCAAATACGGCTTGCTACAGGCCCAGCGTGGCGTTCTTGCCGACGGCTGCGCCCACTGGTTGCTGCCCCGTCTAATTGGCATGGAAAAAGCCCTCGAACTGATGCTGACCGGCCAAAAAATGACCGGCGAACAGGCCCACGAAAAAGGCCTGGCACTGCAGGTCGTCGAGGCCGATCAGGTACTCGAGACAGCCATGGCCTTCGCCTACTCGCTGGCCGAAAAATCCAGCCCGCTGGTCGTCGGCTTGGCGAAGCAGCTGATGTGGCAGAGTCATGATATGTCAGCCGAGCAGATGGAAGCGCTGGAAACAAAACTATTGCACCAGTCAATGGGCCTGCCCGATGCCATCGAAGGTGGTGTTGCCTTTATGGAGCGTCGCACACCGACGTGGACCTCTTCTATCAATAACGATTGGCCGACCTGGTGGTTGGCTGACGAAGACAAGCAGTAA
- a CDS encoding acyl-CoA dehydrogenase family protein: protein MSTQQEKSALEGFAIEVTQWLDDNCPLSMRQPATMDDLVYGGKKAELSADQQLWLDRMASKGWTVPTWPSEYGGGGLSAAEAKVLKKAMAKLGCRPPLIGHAIWMLGPALLEYGSEQQKQQHLPQIVRGEIRWCQGYSEPGAGSDLANIRCKAVDQGDHYLVSGQKSWTTDGDKSDWMFCLVRTDDSGKKQHGISFVLIDMDQPGMAVIPVPLINGTADFCDSFLDNVVVAKDMVVGEIDKGWSVAKGLLVHERTMMADLQAFMPKPKYSITELAGLYAKNHSTTQAWRDDLARQQMDAHALGLTQARVAEESRVNGYAPAAMALKYIGTELDQQREELAMAMLGSQGLGNEGEGFAQCEVDATKSFLLSKALTIGGGTSEVQLNMVAKHRLKMPD, encoded by the coding sequence ATGAGCACACAGCAGGAAAAATCAGCCCTAGAAGGCTTTGCCATCGAGGTAACCCAGTGGCTGGACGATAATTGTCCGCTCTCTATGCGTCAGCCTGCCACCATGGATGACCTGGTCTATGGCGGCAAAAAGGCCGAGCTCAGCGCCGATCAGCAATTGTGGCTGGACCGCATGGCCAGCAAGGGCTGGACAGTCCCGACATGGCCCAGTGAATATGGCGGTGGCGGTCTCTCTGCGGCCGAGGCCAAGGTATTGAAAAAGGCCATGGCCAAGCTGGGTTGTCGCCCACCCCTGATTGGTCACGCGATTTGGATGTTAGGCCCGGCATTATTAGAGTACGGCAGTGAGCAACAGAAACAGCAGCATCTGCCGCAGATTGTGCGCGGTGAGATTCGCTGGTGTCAGGGCTATAGCGAGCCCGGCGCCGGATCTGATTTAGCCAATATCCGCTGTAAGGCCGTCGATCAAGGCGATCACTACCTGGTCAGCGGTCAGAAGAGCTGGACCACCGACGGCGATAAGTCCGACTGGATGTTCTGCCTGGTCCGCACCGATGACAGCGGCAAGAAACAACATGGCATCAGCTTTGTGTTGATCGATATGGATCAGCCTGGCATGGCCGTCATCCCCGTACCGCTGATTAACGGCACCGCCGATTTCTGCGACAGCTTTCTCGATAATGTCGTCGTTGCCAAGGACATGGTGGTCGGCGAGATCGACAAGGGCTGGTCGGTGGCCAAGGGCTTGTTAGTACACGAGCGCACGATGATGGCCGATCTACAGGCCTTTATGCCGAAGCCCAAATACAGTATCACCGAATTAGCCGGTCTTTATGCCAAAAACCACAGCACGACCCAGGCATGGCGTGACGACTTAGCCAGACAGCAAATGGACGCTCATGCCCTCGGCCTAACCCAGGCCCGGGTGGCTGAAGAGAGCCGAGTCAACGGCTACGCACCGGCGGCGATGGCACTCAAATATATTGGCACCGAACTCGATCAGCAACGTGAAGAACTGGCGATGGCCATGTTAGGCAGTCAGGGCTTGGGCAACGAGGGCGAGGGCTTTGCACAATGTGAAGTCGACGCCACCAAGAGCTTCCTATTATCCAAGGCCTTGACCATTGGCGGCGGTACCTCTGAGGTGCAGCTTAATATGGTGGCCAAGCATCGGTTAAAAATGCCGGATTAA
- a CDS encoding nitronate monooxygenase, with protein MNNDLCKKLGIESPIFAFTHCRDVVVEVSKAGGLGVLGAVGFTVEQLKAELDWIDAHIGDKPYAVDIVIPQKYEGMGETDVDTMREQLETLIPDGHRIFAEQLLTAHGVPKSPDDNGPKGGLQGWTEATALPLLREALTRKNVVMIANALGTPPVDIIEEIHATGRLVGALCGKVKQALSHKKAGVDIIIAQGTEGGGHTGEIGSLVLWPQIIDAVGDTPVLAAGGIGDGRQMAAAMCLGAAGVWTGSLWLAVEEAEADPAEKASYFNATSEDTVRSRSWTGKPCRMLKSDWTEAWAAEDTPDPLGMPMQGMVTFDAVKRTKNYAGVADTQKVAFNPVGQTVGLINQQESCRQVVFRLLNEYADSVERINSFLEDA; from the coding sequence ATGAACAACGACCTTTGTAAAAAACTCGGTATCGAGTCACCGATATTTGCCTTTACCCACTGCCGCGACGTCGTCGTCGAAGTCAGCAAGGCCGGTGGCCTGGGTGTTTTGGGCGCGGTGGGTTTTACCGTCGAGCAGCTCAAGGCCGAACTCGATTGGATCGATGCCCATATTGGCGACAAGCCCTATGCCGTCGACATTGTTATTCCTCAGAAATATGAAGGCATGGGTGAGACTGATGTCGACACCATGCGTGAGCAGTTAGAAACGCTGATTCCCGATGGTCACCGCATCTTTGCCGAGCAACTATTAACAGCGCATGGCGTACCGAAAAGCCCGGACGATAACGGCCCCAAGGGTGGCCTGCAGGGCTGGACTGAGGCGACAGCGCTGCCGTTACTGCGCGAGGCGCTGACCCGTAAAAACGTGGTAATGATCGCCAATGCCCTCGGCACGCCACCGGTCGATATTATCGAAGAGATTCACGCCACCGGCCGTTTGGTGGGCGCATTATGTGGCAAGGTCAAGCAAGCGCTGTCGCACAAGAAGGCCGGTGTCGATATTATTATTGCCCAGGGCACCGAAGGCGGCGGTCATACCGGTGAAATTGGCTCGCTGGTACTGTGGCCACAGATTATTGACGCTGTTGGTGATACGCCGGTATTAGCCGCCGGAGGTATCGGTGACGGTCGCCAAATGGCGGCGGCCATGTGTTTGGGGGCCGCTGGCGTCTGGACTGGCTCGCTGTGGCTGGCGGTAGAAGAAGCTGAGGCCGACCCGGCCGAGAAAGCGTCTTACTTTAACGCCACCAGCGAAGACACCGTGCGCTCGCGCTCATGGACGGGCAAGCCCTGTCGTATGCTGAAGTCAGATTGGACCGAGGCCTGGGCAGCGGAGGACACCCCAGACCCTCTCGGCATGCCAATGCAGGGTATGGTGACCTTCGATGCGGTCAAGCGCACCAAGAACTATGCCGGTGTCGCCGATACGCAGAAGGTGGCGTTTAACCCTGTCGGCCAAACGGTGGGTTTGATCAACCAGCAGGAAAGCTGCCGCCAAGTTGTATTCAGGTTACTGAACGAATACGCTGATTCGGTCGAGCGCATTAACAGTTTTTTAGAAGACGCCTAA
- a CDS encoding TetR/AcrR family transcriptional regulator, with protein sequence MASTRTDSTRNKIFDAAISCYAEADASPTIEQILAIAGVGRTTFYRHFSNLEDVIGQAVVRDLESLMSRVESEVGYYPEVEDKIVEGMMFCLRELPRHPVIRLIYTDSTAMMFNRIGTYEDSFNQLGARNSELVYNLAKEQGKIREGVELSDFVEWCTRVLLSFLMTPSQYHNDTIRMRQTLKNFLVPALIVQ encoded by the coding sequence GTGGCTTCCACTCGCACCGACAGCACTCGTAACAAAATATTTGACGCCGCTATTAGCTGCTATGCCGAGGCGGACGCCAGTCCTACCATCGAACAAATTCTCGCCATTGCCGGCGTGGGCAGAACCACCTTCTACCGTCACTTTAGCAACTTAGAAGATGTCATCGGTCAGGCCGTGGTACGCGATTTAGAATCGTTGATGAGCCGGGTCGAGAGCGAGGTCGGTTATTACCCCGAGGTGGAAGATAAAATTGTCGAGGGCATGATGTTTTGTCTGCGTGAATTACCTCGCCATCCAGTCATCCGTCTTATCTACACCGACTCGACGGCGATGATGTTCAACCGTATTGGCACCTACGAAGACAGTTTTAATCAGCTCGGTGCGCGTAATTCTGAGTTGGTTTATAACCTGGCCAAAGAGCAGGGTAAGATTCGCGAGGGGGTGGAATTATCTGACTTCGTCGAGTGGTGTACCCGTGTGTTGTTGTCGTTTTTAATGACCCCAAGTCAATACCATAACGATACTATTCGCATGCGCCAGACGTTAAAAAACTTCCTGGTCCCGGCTTTAATTGTTCAATAG
- a CDS encoding putative hemolysin: MKNSVLIKPLVAALLTLTIIGCSSTEEEPVAPAEAEPVAEPAVEPQQEAAKPMVGMANPAAVFCTDTGGELVPRTNDDGSEDAYCKLSDGGYIDQWEYYRAQHHRPKADMANPAAVFCEQKGGMLKTETVDQVATTYCNLPDGSAVEQWQYFRDNHPQN, translated from the coding sequence ATGAAAAACTCTGTACTCATTAAACCCCTTGTCGCCGCGCTATTAACGCTGACGATTATCGGCTGTTCCAGTACCGAAGAAGAGCCTGTTGCCCCGGCCGAAGCCGAGCCAGTGGCTGAACCCGCAGTAGAGCCTCAGCAAGAGGCGGCGAAACCAATGGTTGGCATGGCAAACCCTGCCGCCGTCTTCTGCACAGACACCGGTGGTGAGCTGGTGCCACGAACCAATGATGACGGCAGCGAAGACGCGTACTGCAAACTGTCTGACGGCGGTTATATTGACCAGTGGGAATACTATCGCGCCCAGCATCATCGTCCCAAGGCTGATATGGCCAACCCGGCCGCCGTCTTCTGTGAGCAGAAAGGTGGCATGCTAAAGACCGAGACCGTCGACCAGGTAGCAACCACTTATTGCAACCTACCCGATGGCAGTGCGGTCGAGCAGTGGCAGTATTTCCGCGACAATCATCCGCAGAATTAA